The Methylomonas montana DNA window TGAAGATCGACAAACTCTCCGGCAACATGCGTCTGACTTGTTGAGCGCCTTGCCAATCGATTTCCAAAATCACATCCAGACCTTGCGCCAGATTGTCTTCCACGGTTTGTTGAGCCGTACCGTAGAAATTGTCGAAAACCTGAGCGTGTTCCAGAAACGCTTGATGTTCGATCATAGTTTTAAAGTCGTCGGCCGAAACAAAAAAATAATCGACGCCGTCCTGCTCGCCGCTGCGCATCGCACGAGTGGTATGGGATACCGACACCGCCAAGCCGTCCAGCTCGGCGGTCAGCCTTTTGACCAGACTGGTTT harbors:
- the gmk gene encoding guanylate kinase, whose translation is MITGKLYIISAPSGAGKTSLVKRLTAELDGLAVSVSHTTRAMRSGEQDGVDYFFVSADDFKTMIEHQAFLEHAQVFDNFYGTAQQTVEDNLAQGLDVILEIDWQGAQQVRRMLPESLSIFILPPSVEVLRQRLQNRGQDDAEVIARRMSDAVTEMSHYPEFDYLIVNDDFATALHQLKSVIIANRLLQSQQQQTLAPLLQNLLN